One window of the Pseudobdellovibrionaceae bacterium genome contains the following:
- a CDS encoding threonine ammonia-lyase: MTVTIKDIEEARSNLLETIQPTQTLFSRSTSDWLGTDVYLKYENEQMTGSFKMRGAYNKISSLTPEEKAKGIVASSAGNHAQGVALSATRLGTKAHIVMPVNSPLIKISATQSYGAEVILHGEFYDEAYELARNLERDRGYVFVHPFEDAKIIAGQGTIGLELLDKVPDLDSVVVPIGGGGLISGIATAIKAKRPQCKIYGVISENTPGMFHMFKGGQAVQFTNRPTIADGTAVKKPSEAMFKNYISRLVDDVVRVKDDEIAEAMVFLLERAKTVVEGAGAMALAAAAKKSFKLGKKTALVLSGGNVDLNALANIIERGLGRRGRLARLKVIVSDMPGTMHRLTAVIAEKRANILEVYHDRLGMGLDISETSIEFLLETRSKEHVEEIKKALAEAGSRVV, translated from the coding sequence ATGACAGTCACCATTAAAGACATCGAAGAAGCCCGCTCTAATCTGTTGGAAACCATTCAACCGACGCAGACACTCTTTTCGCGGAGTACTTCTGATTGGTTGGGTACCGACGTCTATTTGAAGTACGAAAACGAGCAAATGACGGGCTCTTTTAAAATGCGTGGTGCCTACAACAAGATTTCCAGTCTGACTCCAGAAGAGAAAGCTAAAGGCATTGTGGCGTCAAGTGCTGGGAATCATGCCCAGGGCGTGGCCTTGTCCGCCACTCGCCTGGGAACCAAGGCTCATATCGTGATGCCGGTGAATTCCCCCCTGATCAAAATTTCAGCTACGCAGAGTTATGGAGCCGAAGTCATTCTCCACGGTGAGTTTTATGATGAGGCCTACGAGCTGGCACGCAACCTGGAACGTGACCGGGGCTATGTCTTTGTTCACCCCTTTGAAGATGCCAAGATTATTGCCGGACAGGGGACGATAGGGCTGGAGCTCTTAGATAAGGTTCCTGATTTGGATTCAGTCGTCGTACCCATTGGTGGCGGCGGGTTGATTAGTGGCATCGCTACGGCAATTAAGGCCAAGCGTCCCCAGTGCAAGATCTATGGAGTCATTAGTGAAAACACTCCTGGGATGTTTCATATGTTCAAAGGTGGACAAGCAGTTCAGTTCACCAACCGGCCGACGATTGCGGACGGAACTGCGGTCAAAAAACCCAGTGAGGCCATGTTTAAGAATTACATATCCAGACTGGTGGATGATGTGGTTCGGGTCAAAGACGATGAGATTGCCGAGGCTATGGTGTTTCTTTTGGAGAGGGCAAAGACAGTCGTTGAGGGAGCGGGGGCTATGGCCCTGGCGGCGGCGGCCAAAAAGTCATTTAAATTGGGCAAAAAAACCGCCTTAGTCCTGTCTGGCGGAAATGTAGATCTCAATGCTTTGGCCAATATCATAGAGCGCGGACTGGGCCGTCGCGGGCGATTGGCACGTCTTAAGGTTATTGTCAGTGATATGCCAGGAACCATGCACCGGTTAACCGCCGTGATTGCTGAAAAGCGCGCCAATATCTTGGAAGTCTACCATGACAGACTGGGGATGGGCCTGGACATCAGCGAGACCTCCATCGAATTCCTGCTTGAAACTCGCAGCAAAGAGCATGTGGAAGAAATCAAAAAGGCTTTGGCCGAAGCCGGCTCCCGGGTGGTTTAG
- a CDS encoding Fic family protein — protein MGKYKAFEKHRIPYEFEYTERLVHFLMMIAETKPYIEENLAKPLEVQLLRQAKIRAITFSNQIEGNPLGERGVTQALEGKHEHEGDNAVKEVRNYGDALDYAIRIAKAKRRLTTKDLCDIQKLITSGVLSDKHVGVIRNISVSIGDASTGVQLDSCPEPKYLEDLLEDLWEWVEDHHDANAFALAFAFHYLFIAIHPFADGNGRTVRIMQHLLLLRSGESIAQFVPSESVIMATRSEYYSTIRQCKILGTLNPFLEYLAECFALAAENVVYERKTLLLQSAHRKPEARREKIVSIGMQRKAFTIQDVIEALPDIPRRTLERDLEYLVKEGKLQAKGETRARVYTNVE, from the coding sequence ATGGGTAAGTATAAAGCCTTCGAAAAACACCGCATTCCTTATGAGTTCGAGTACACCGAGAGGCTTGTCCACTTCCTGATGATGATCGCGGAGACCAAGCCATACATTGAGGAGAATTTGGCCAAGCCCTTGGAAGTACAGCTCCTTCGTCAGGCCAAAATCCGCGCCATTACATTTTCCAATCAGATTGAGGGCAACCCTTTGGGTGAAAGGGGAGTGACTCAGGCATTGGAGGGTAAGCACGAACATGAGGGAGATAACGCGGTTAAAGAAGTGCGCAACTATGGGGACGCACTCGACTATGCCATTCGCATTGCCAAGGCCAAGCGTCGTCTGACCACGAAAGATCTGTGTGATATTCAAAAACTCATCACTTCGGGAGTGCTGTCAGACAAGCACGTGGGAGTGATCCGCAATATTTCAGTCTCCATTGGCGATGCCTCCACAGGGGTGCAGTTAGACAGTTGTCCCGAGCCCAAGTATTTGGAAGACCTCCTCGAAGACTTGTGGGAGTGGGTGGAAGACCATCACGACGCCAATGCCTTCGCTTTGGCATTTGCCTTTCACTACTTGTTTATTGCAATTCACCCCTTTGCCGACGGCAACGGGCGAACCGTGCGTATCATGCAGCACTTGTTGCTCTTGAGATCCGGTGAATCCATCGCTCAGTTTGTGCCAAGTGAATCTGTCATTATGGCCACCCGAAGCGAATACTACTCAACCATCAGGCAATGCAAGATTCTCGGCACTCTCAATCCCTTTTTGGAATACCTGGCCGAGTGTTTTGCTCTGGCCGCTGAAAACGTGGTCTACGAAAGAAAGACTTTGCTTCTGCAAAGTGCTCACCGCAAGCCCGAGGCCCGCCGGGAAAAAATTGTCAGCATAGGTATGCAAAGAAAGGCCTTTACCATTCAGGACGTAATCGAAGCCTTGCCTGATATCCCTCGCCGCACTTTAGAGAGAGATCTGGAGTACCTGGTCAAAGAAGGAAAACTCCAAGCCAAAGGCGAAACCCGGGCGCGGGTGTATACGAATGTTGAGTGA